Proteins from a genomic interval of Papaver somniferum cultivar HN1 chromosome 4, ASM357369v1, whole genome shotgun sequence:
- the LOC113273586 gene encoding uncharacterized protein LOC113273586 has translation MDALMGKELQEQSPPVRNDLLTQQGIKGPINNSCKDKMLRVVVIYVNGNLSWNKLAESVSQKLGRNKFIKLNVARKNQTTFTPNNDKEWMVTWEQKDPKPKGPGSSDEEDDSQI, from the exons atGGATGCTCTAATGGGGAAAGAATTACAAGAACAATCTCCTCCTGTTAGGAATGATTTACTTACTCAGCAGGGCATTAAAGGCCCCATTAATAATTCCTGCAAAGATAAAATGTTAAGGGTGGTAGTTATCTATGTTAATGGAAATTTGTCTTGGAATAAACTGGCTGAATCCGTATCTCAAAAGCTTGGCCGGAACAAATTTATAAAGCTAAATGTTGCAAGAAAGAATCAGACCACTTTCACTCCAAACAATGATAAGGAATGGATGGTGACATGGGAACAGAAAGATCCGAAACCTAAAG GACCCGGATcatcagacgaagaagatgatTCTCAAATTTAA